GACGAGTCGGCTGTAGATGACGGCGCGGCCGGTCCGGACGAGCACGGCCGTGCCGTCCTGCACGGCGATCCGGGCGGGCTCGTCGTCGTCGAGGTTGCGCTCAATGAGGCGAAGGGCCTTGACCGGGACGACCGGGGCCTGGTTCGGGGGTTCGGCGTTGCCTTCCGGCTCGCAGGGGATGATCTGGCGGGCCATCCGGCGGCCGTCGGTGCCGACCATCGTGATCGACTCCGGCCCCGGCTCCATCAAGACGCCGGCCAGGGCGTATCGGGTGCTGTCGGGGTCGGTGGCGAAGCTGGTGCGTCGGATGGCGCGTCGGAGATCGGCCGGGGAGATCCGGTAGCCGGTCTCGGCGTGGAAGTCGGGCGGGTCGGGAAAGAGGCTCGGGTCCTCGGCCGGGAGCTTGAACTCGGAGCGGTGGCCGCGGACGACCAGGGTTTCCCCCTCGACCTCAAGGGCCAGCTCGTCGTCTCCGGTACTGGCGCGGAGAATCTGCCCCATCTTCTGCAGGGGAAGGATCACCGAGCCGGGCTGATCGACCTTCACGCCCAGAACCTTCAAGCGGATGCCGACTTCCAGGTCGGTCGCCATCAGGGTTGACCCCTGGTTCGGCGAGGCGTCGAGCTTGAGGTTCTGAAGGATCGGCTTGGGACTCCGGGCCGGCACCACGCCGCCGACGGCCCCGAACGCGGCGAGCAACTGCTCGCGGTCGCACAGCAATTTCATGGAGACGCCCCGCCCTGGACTTCGGGTCCTTGCCCGGCCGCTTCCGCGCGACCCGGCTTCCCTTCTGGAATCTATCACCCCCCGACCCGTCGATGCGACCCTCGCCGCCGCGACGCGTTCGCTTGGCCCAGGAGGCAGTATTCCGAAGAACTCGATGATACCAAACAACTTAACCGGCCTCAAGGCGGGCTGACGGCCGGTCAAGGGCCAAGGGCGATGTCGTGGTACGGCTCTCCGGGGTGGTGCGGCGTGATCCGGATCGTGACCTTGCGGTCGAGCCGTTTGAGGAAGGCGAGCAAGGCGTCGGTCGAGAACCGGCTGAAATGGCCGTCGAGCAGGTGCTCGACCTCGCTCGGGGCAAGCTGAAGAAGCGAGCCGATCTCGGACGGCGACCGTCCCGATTCGGTCAGGATTTGCGTGACACAGGCCCCGAGCCTCGCGTGGGCGAACCGTTCCTCGGCGTTGTCGAAGCCGAGGTCGGCAAAGACGTTGCCGGAGCCTTCCTCGAAGGCGATCTCACGGGGATGATGCTTCGTGCTCATGGCGGGACAGCGAGGTTGTCTCGGCGTAGCGATGTTTGATTAGGTTGAAGCCGTGCAGCACCTCAATGCACTCGCCGAGGGAGATCGATGAAGATTCCTTGAGGTCTGTCGCAGGCAAATCAGAAGGGGTAGCTGGGGTCGTGTCGACCCCAGTCGGCCCGGATGGCGATCCTTCCAGTGACTGGGGTCGACACGACCCCAGCCACCCCCGAATGCGGGCTATTGGTGATCGGATTAGCCGACCCGAGGTTGCCGTTTGATTGCGGCTTCCAAGAAGTTCGCGAAGTGATCGAACGTCATGTCTGACGCTCCAGCCTCCTGGGTCGCATTAATGTATGCTATCCCGAATACTTGAGCAACTTCGAGCGTCTGGTTTTGGCTAATTGGGAAACTGAATTCGGGCAGGTCGGTTGAAGAATCAGGCTGCCCGGTAACAATAATGTTCGAGGCAGCGTCGTTTTCACGACGAAAGCCTGTCTTTCCTTTATAATTAAAGGAAGAAATAATTAATTTCATGGAGAAGCCCCGCCCTGGACTTCGGGTCCTTGCCCGGCCGCTTCCGCGCAGCCTGGCTTCCCTTCTCTTGAGGATCCGTCATCCCGCGACCTGTTGATCCGACCCGCGATGCCGCGGCGATCCTTCTCGATCAAGGGTGCGGTTCTCAAGTAATGGAAGAATATCAAAAAACTCAACCGGCCTCAAGGCGGGCTGGGAGATTGGGCGCGCCAGGGGTTTCTGGAAACCTGGAGAAGAACCCTCGCGCAGAGTCGCAGAGGAGAAATGAGGTCTTTGTCCAACGCCCTGCTCACTCTTTGCTCTGCGACTCTGCGCGAGGTCCCCTCCCCCCGTCTCCGGTGCCAGAATCCGATGGTGTACCCTGGACAGCCGAGGGTCGGGACGGTTGTGTGGATTGAAGGAGGCGATTCGGCAACAGGGGTTGCGGGGGAGGTTGACGGAGGGGAAGAATGGTTGAAACTTGAGGGAGCTTCTCCGGAGATGGGTGCTTGATGATGTTTCCCCCTGCACGACGGACTCGGAAGCTCCGGAAACGGACGGGGGAAGCCCGGTTGGGCGTTGAGGGGCTGGACGACCGGGTGCTGTTGTCGGCAATGGTGCCGGCGGATGTGGACGGCGACGGGCGATCGGACTTTGCCGTCTACACGTTCAGCCCGAGCCAGGGATACGGGACGTTCACGGTCGAGCAATCCAGCGGACCGTGGCTGCAGCAGCCGTTCGGTGGGGCGGCGGATCGACCAGTGGTAGGAGACTACAACGGCGATGGCCGGGCCGATCTGGGGGTGTTCGGATTCAGCCCGGTTGATGGGTTCAGCCGGTTCGCGATCTTGCCCTCGGGCGGCGGATCGGCGTTTCTCCAGGGGTTTGGAGGGGCGGCGGATCGGCCGGTTGCGGGGGATTTCGACGGCGACGGCATCACCGACTTCGCCGTCTTCGGCTTCAGCCCCAACGACGGAAACTACCGCTTCGCCGTCCTGCTCTCCGGTGGGCCGAGCGACCGACACCCGAACGGCGTGATCATGCGGCCGATCGGATCGGCGGGCGACGTCCCGGTCGTCGGTGACTTCGACGGCGACGGCCGTGACGACCTCGGCGTGTACGGCCCGAGCGGCAACGACGGCTACAGCCGGTTTCAGATCGTGCTGTCCGGCGGCCCGAGCGCCGAGCATCCGACGGGATTGATCGTGCGACCGTTCGGCGGGCTCGACGACCTGCCGGCCATCGGCGACTACTCGGGCGACGGTCGGGCCGATCTGGCGGTGGCCGGGTTCAGCCCGGTCGAGGGATTCCGGCGGTTCGCGATCCTGCCGTCAGAGGGGACCTCGGGCCGATCCGTCCCCTTCGGCGGGTTCGACGATCAGCCGGTGCCACTGGATGCGGAGGGGGACGGCATCACCGACATCGCCGTCTATGGGTTCAGCCCGGTCGAGGGGTTTAGCCGGTTCGCGGTCTTGCCGTCGAGTGGCTCGGGGGCGTTTGGAGTCGTGCTGGGCACGGCACAGAGCATCCCGATCCCCCCTCCGGCGATGCCCCTGAAGCCGATCAGCCCTCCCCCCGGCCCCGGCCCCGGCCGACCGCCGTTCCAGATCGACTGGGTGAACCGGGGAACGGCGACCGATCGATTCTCGGCCGCCGAGCGTCAGGTGATCGACCGCGCCATCGCGATCTGGGAAGCCTTGATCCTCGACATCCAACGGCCCGACAACACGATGCGGATCACCTTCCAGGGCGGGGCCTTCTCAACGCTCGACATGGGAGACACCCTCGGCCTGGCCACCGTCCGATTCGACGCGAGCGGGCCGTTCGAGGCGACGATCCAGCTCGACGCCGACGGCGGCGGCCGGGGCTGGTACGTCGATCCGACCCCGGCCGACGACCTTGAATTCGCGAGGGCCGCCACGTCGACGTTCCTGGTCGGCGGCCCTTCCGATCAATTCGACCTGCTCTCGACGGTCGTGCACGAGATCGGCCATGCGCTGGGCTTTGGCATCGACTTCAGCAACCGACTGGCGGCCGGACTGTCCCCGATGCCTGGCGGAAGGATGCTCTATCAAGGGCCGACCGGCGTCCGGGCCGTCTTCAACACCGCGGTGGACCACCTCGACCCGATTGAGCACGCCTACGACTTGCTCACGGCCGATGCCTTCGTCGGCACCCGAGCGTACCCGACGGCCTTGAACCTGCAACTTCTGGTCGATGCCTACGGCTACCGGGTCGTCCTCCCCCCCTTGCCTCCCGACTCAAGGCCGCCGCAGGTCCTCGACGCCCGGATCGCCTCGACCGGGATCGGCAACCTGATCCTCTCGGTCGACTTCGATGAGGGGATTGATCTGGTCGGCGCGCGAGACGTCTCGCGATACGTCTTGCTCCGCCCCCAGGGGGCCGACTTCGTTCCGGTCGCCTCTCCGTTCACCTCGGCCACCTTCGACGTGAGCCGGTTGCGGCTTCGCTTGCAGCTCCGATCGGGGATCATGCCGGCTCCCGGCTGGCGGCTGGTGATTCCCGGCCTCGGTCCCAACGCCCTGACCGACCTGGCCGGCAACCCCCTGGACGGCAACCGAGACGGCCAGCCGGGGCCGGACGCGGTCCTGACGCTTCGGTTCTAACGCGATCCGGCAGGATCAGAGCGGTTTCCAGTTGCCAGTGGAGGGTCAGGAACATGGGGACTGGCTCCGAGTCTTCGAGGTGCCTGTCTCCCATGTCCCGGCGAGCATGTACGCTCAAGCGGAAACCGCTCTAGCGGGCCACCTGGCGTCGGCCGTCGTAACAGATCGAGCGCTGCCGATCGGCCACGAATTCCCAGTCGAGCCGGTGCGGCGGATCGAGAAGATGCCGATAGGCGGCGGCCATCTGCCGGGCCGCCTCGGAGAACGAGACGCCGCCGAAGCCAGTCCCCAGGGCGGGGAAGGCGGCGACCTCGATCGGTGGACCGCCCGATCGGTTGTGGGCCTGGATCGCCAGCAAGGCCGCCCAGGAGGCGCAGTAGACCTTGTCGGTCCCCTCGATGCTGCCCGGCACCCGCATGGTCGGGGCGTGTACGAGGAACGGGATCTCGGGCGATCCGGTCGGCTCGACGAATGCGGTGCCGACCGGCTGCTCGCCGTGGTATTCGTCCAAAATCCGTTGCTGGACCCGGAGCATCAGCCCTTCGCCGAGCCGTCGGACGACCGCCGCGTCGATCCCCGCGGTCATGATCCCGAAGGCGTTGCCCGCCGTCACAAAAGCATCGTGCGGCCCCAGATCTTCGAACCGTCCCGCAATGATCCGCACGCCGGGCAACCCCTCGAAGCGCGCTCGAAACGCCTCGCACATCGCCTCGTCCGGATGGACCAGCCAGAGTTCTCGAAGCGACACAGGGGGACCTCCTTTGTGATCGACCGGCGCGGCGCCTCAGCGGGGCAGACCAAGCCAGTCGAGGATGCGGGCGAAGACCTCGGGGGCATCGGGCGCGTCGACCGATTCGCGGCGGAGTTCCTGAAGATCGGGGCCGAGGTATCGAACGAGGAAGCGGCGCCGGTGGCCGTCGTAGAGGACGAAGACCATCGGCCGCTTGAGCCGGTCCTCAAACGCGGAAACCGTCGATAGGCCGAGGGCTTCGTGCGAGGTACTCGGCACAAGCACCTGGCCATAGGGGCCTGACGCGAGCCAGGAGGCGAAGGCTCGCATCGGCTCCTGACGCCAGCCGTAGTCCTCAATCAATTCCTCGTAGAAGGCGTCAATGTCTTCCCAGCGATCGGTGGGCACAATAAATTCCACCAAAGAAGTTTCATGCTATCAAATTTCATGAAGTACGTCGAATCCTCGAAGACACACCATCTCGGGCAACGGTGTGTCTTCGACGACTCGACATACCCGAGACCACGTCCCCGCGTCAATCGGATGGGGCGGCGCGGGCCGGGCGGGCGGCTTGATTCAACCGAGCGAGAACGGAGGCAAGGCCACACGCCCTCGACGGCCCATGCCGATCCCGTAAAGGAACGCGTTGACCAGTTCATCGGCCAGTTCCAGGCGCAGGCGATCCCGAGCATCGGGGATTCGGGTCAAGAGATGAAGATGCGTGTCCAGAATTGAGCAGAACATCAAGGCCAGTGCGCCGGCGTCTCCGCCTCGTAAGGCCTTCTGATCGAGGCCGTCGAGCATGACCTGGCGGACGATCTCGAACCGCAGGGCACCGATTGCGTCCATGAATTCGGAAATCCCGGGGATGGACGGGCCGAAGCTCGTCTGAAACATCAATCGAGGGACGCGGAGATCCGCCAGACAGAAACGGAACGACCCCCGCGCGATGGCCCGGAGCCGATCGGCACAGCCCTCGATGCTGCCCAGGATTTGGCCGAGTTCTTGATACGCCTGGTCATGTTTCCACCGAACGAGCCGTTTGAACAGATCGTCTTTCCCGGAACAGTAGTAGTAGAGAACCGGAGCGGTCACGCCCACGGCGTTGATGATTTCACGAACACTGGTAGCCTCGTAACCTTTCTGGGCGAAGAGGGTCAGCGCGGCGTCGAGCAAGCGTTCCTCGGTGGCGTTGGTCGGAGGACGGACCGTGTCGAGCGTCGTCACGGCCTTGGCTCCAGCGCGAGGCGCGGTTGTCGGGCGTCGTGCCCGAGGTTGTCGAGGATCACGTGAATCACATCCTCGGTCCGCTCGGCGGCGATCAGGAAGAAGCAGAACAGCATCTCGTCATTCGTCCCGTCTCCCCAGGTGACGCGCCGGGGAGGACGGCTCGGGTTCGAGGGGTTCTCGGCCGAATTGTCGAAGGCGGCCCGGACTTCCAGACGCGTTCCGGCGGGCAAGGGAAAGGGTCGTTCGTAATAGTATTCGTCTTGCCAGTTGTAGTTCCAGCGTTCGATGTCGATCAGGGTTTTTTCCTGGCCACCGGGTAGGGTTGCGGTCACGGTCATGGCCTTGCCGAGCAGGTGCATATGGGGCACGACGCCGACCAGGATCACGTCTCGGGGCAGGGTGTACGACGCCGATCGCTCGACGTGGTTCACGCCGGCGGGGAGGTCGATCTCATAATCGGCGAGCCAGATACTTCCGACAAGCTTTGCCGGCTCCTTGAGCGCCTCGCGAGCCGGTTTCGGGACAAAGAACAGGCCGATTTCCGACTGGTCCGTCTCCTGCTTGCCCGTGGGGTGGTAGTGCATTTGCACGACCAGATCGGAGCCGCGTTTGAGGTAGCGCCCCATGCCGTTGGGGAGCATCCGGGGCGTGTTGCCGACGGACCATCCCCCGAGTGCTCCCGACGGGAAGAATCCCGGCCCTCCGAAATTCGGATACCCCGGCCCCGGGCTGGCCCGGTCCAGCGCACGGGCGGTCCCGCTCTCATCCAGGAACAGGACCGCGTGGTGGGCCACCCGAGGGTTGCCGGGATGAAACTCGATGGCCGCCACGAGCCTGTCCTCGTCGAGATCCAGGGGGATCACGAAGTTCTGAAACAGGTCGGGGCCATCGGCCGGAACCGTGAACGGCTCGGGCATCCGTACGATCAGGTCGGGCTGGCCGAGGAGCCAGCCTTCGGCGAACGACGGCGCAGGGGGCAAGTCGGCCTCATCTCCCCTGGTCCGGCCCCCTTCAGCCCAGGCGACCAGCAAATCCAGCTCACGATCGGTCAGCCGGCGATCACCGACGAACCGCTCAGGACCCGAGCCGGGGATCCAGGGGGGCATGATCCGGTCCTGCGTCACCCGGACGATCTGACGAGCCCTCCGGGCGGCCTGCTCATACGTGCCCAGCGCGAACGGGGCTGCCTGCCCTTCGCGGTGGCAGTTCAGGCAGCGTGCCTGGAGGATCGGCGCGATGTCTCGGGTGTAGGTCACTCGGCTCGATGCTTCGTCCGCTGGCGGCAGCTCGATCAGACAGCCGACTGGCTCGGTCTCGGGAATCGAGACGGCCCGCCCCACGCTGGCTGCCTCGATCGCCTCGGCCAGATAGGCCTCCTCGGCCTGGATGCGACGCCGCCCGAGGGCTTCCCAGGCGTTGTCGATTGCCCCTCGATAGATCAGCCGGCCGTCGCGATTCAGCACGAACGCTTCGGGGACGTGCGTGGGCCTCAACGCCTCGAACAGCAACCCCGACGCATCCACGAGGATCGGAATCGCCGCCTCGAACTGCCGGAAATGCCGAGCGATTTCGGCCCGGGTCACGTACGGATCGAAGACAACCCCGAACAGATCGACCCCGACGGTCGACTCCTTCAGCGTCTCGCCCAGCGCATTGAGCGTCCTGATCGAACCATTCGAGATCGGACACTCGGTCGACAGGAAGACGAACGCCCGGACCCTCCCCTCATCATTCTGTCCCAGGTCATGGAGCGTCCCGCCCAGATCCGCCAGAACCACGGACAGCGAAGGCATCTCGCCGAGCTGCCCCGCCTCCGGCTCGGCCGCCGTCACAAAGCCCGACGCGCCGACACTCCCGATCCCCAACAGACCCATAATCGCCACGAGGTTCCGCATGTCCGATTCTCCCTGCAAAGTGGTCCCCACCAGGATGGCGGTTCTCCGAGAATTACCGAACTAGCGCTCGTTAGGTTTCGTCTGAAGCGGATTTTCTCCGGTCGATCGCTCGTTGAACGGGCAAGGTGGGTCTTCAAGGGCGCAACACACCCGACTCGGCTACTGGGGCGGGGAGGGCCTGGCGATGGCGATCTGCAGGCCGAGCGCGTTGGCCGAGTCGATGGCACTGACGGCATTGCGATGGGGGGTGGTGAAGTCGGCCATCAGGAGCATCCCGGTGCGCAGGGTGTCGGCGCGGGCCTGGCGGAGGCGGTCGGTGAGGTTGGCGAGGTCGATCGGTTCGCGGTCGATCGAGATACGTCCCTGGGGGTCGATCTCGACGAGGATGTACTCGTCGAGCAGCTCATCGAGCGTCCGCATTTGCTGGGCGACGGCGTCGGGATCTTCAGGGTCGGGGGTCGGGATTTCGAGGGTTTTGAAGTAGAGGGTCGTGGCGGTGACGAGGAAGAACAAAACGAGCTGAAAGGCGACGTCGACCATGGCCGTCAGGTCGATTTCCTCGGGCTCGTCCCGAGGCTCGGCGGCGAGGGTGAAGGCAGCGGCCTCCTCGTCCTCGTCGAGCGGGTCGAACAGGCCGAACAGCTCGGCACTGGTGAGGGTTTCGGACGAGGTTTCGACAATCGGGGCTGCGCGGCGGTCGGCGAGGCCGGGCGTGGGGATCGCTCCGGAGTCGAACGCGGCACCAGCATCCCCCTCGGCCTCGTGCTCGGCATCGCGCTCGCTGACAGCGTTTGACGGACCTTCCAACGCGGCCGGGATCGGGGCCGTGGGAGGCCCCGGGAGAGCGGTCGCGGGGCGCGTCGGCTTCGAGGATCGAGGGGGGAGTTCGACGGTCCGTTCCTCCTCCGTTTCCTCAGTCTTGGCAAGCGGAGGGGCGGGGATCGAGTCGTCGAAGTCGAAGGCCGAGTCGTCGGCGTCAAACGGAAGAGGTTCAAGTTCCTCGCGAACCTTCTCAGGCTCAACCGCCTCGACCTCGCCTTCCTCGACCAGGTCGGCGTCGAGGATCGGCTCCCGGTCGTCGGGCCGAGACGCCCTGGAGGCCGAATCAGGCGGAGGAGACCCCGGCGTCGGACGGGACTGAGACACCGCCGGGGCCGGTCCGTCGGTCCCATCAACAGGAGGGGGAGGAGCGGGACGGGCCGGCGTCTTCGGCACCTCATCGCGGGTCGAAGCTGGTTCCTCCGCTCCATAAGAGGGCAAGAGCTGCGGAGTATCACCGATCCGTGCCCACGAACCACTCGACCCCGCCGGTCGAACAAGGTCGTCGGCCTTGATCGCCCCCGACACAACCGCCTCGCGCACGGCCTCGGTGCTGAGGCTTCGCTCGGCTTCCAGGCGATCCGTGTGGAAAATATCCCAGTTGGCCATTGGTTCGCAGGAGGCAGGAGGCAGAAGGGAGAAGACAGAAAGACAGGGGGGGCAGACGACAGAGGGCAGTTGCCGATCTCCGGCTTCTTTCTGCCTCCTGCCCACTACTGCCCCTCGTCCTCGACTCCCAGGTGAAGGATGATGCCCTCGACCTCGGCGACGGTCGAGCCGACGCGGAGGACCTCGCCGTGAGGCACGGCGCCGTCGGCCTGAAGGACGACGCGGCGACGGCCCTGGCGGACCCCTTCGGCGACGGCTTCTCGGATGGCGTCGGGAGAGTCGAGCCGGTCGTTCGGGTCGGTGGACATGCCGTTGAAGACGGCAACCGCCCCACCAGGCAACGGAAGCAAGGTCAGCGTGGTGGCCTCCGTTTCCTCGACCCCCGTGCCGTAGACCGCCGGCGGCAACTCGATCTCGGCCTGGGCCGAGGCCCGATAGGTCAGCATCAGGAAGATCAAGAGCTGAAACACCACGTCGACCATCGGGGTCAGGTCGACGGCGCTTTCCAGAGGAGCACGAACCTGGCGTTGCAAGAGCATGGCAATGGCGGCCCTTGGGGCGTGCAAGCGTCGGAGGTCGTTCGAGGGAACCGTGTTGCTTCAGATCAACGCGGTGCGGTGGCCCGAACGGTTCCGGAACCGGGCCGCTGACCAGCCGAGGCCGATGCCGACGACGATCGGCGATCGGCGGCGCGTCGGGCGTCTTCGACCTCCAGGAATTCG
The DNA window shown above is from Tautonia rosea and carries:
- the dnaN gene encoding DNA polymerase III subunit beta; translation: MKLLCDREQLLAAFGAVGGVVPARSPKPILQNLKLDASPNQGSTLMATDLEVGIRLKVLGVKVDQPGSVILPLQKMGQILRASTGDDELALEVEGETLVVRGHRSEFKLPAEDPSLFPDPPDFHAETGYRISPADLRRAIRRTSFATDPDSTRYALAGVLMEPGPESITMVGTDGRRMARQIIPCEPEGNAEPPNQAPVVPVKALRLIERNLDDDEPARIAVQDGTAVLVRTGRAVIYSRLVEGRFPNYKAVMPSSYECRIPFTEVDPLLSAVEQAAIVTSKESRGVDFQFGDGLLKLASQTADIGESHVELPITYDGKDVAITFDATYLIEALKTLDPSQPIAAELIDHKSAAVFKTEDQYTYVVMPLNRDR
- a CDS encoding helix-turn-helix domain-containing protein, whose protein sequence is MSTKHHPREIAFEEGSGNVFADLGFDNAEERFAHARLGACVTQILTESGRSPSEIGSLLQLAPSEVEHLLDGHFSRFSTDALLAFLKRLDRKVTIRITPHHPGEPYHDIALGP
- a CDS encoding macro domain-containing protein, with translation MSLRELWLVHPDEAMCEAFRARFEGLPGVRIIAGRFEDLGPHDAFVTAGNAFGIMTAGIDAAVVRRLGEGLMLRVQQRILDEYHGEQPVGTAFVEPTGSPEIPFLVHAPTMRVPGSIEGTDKVYCASWAALLAIQAHNRSGGPPIEVAAFPALGTGFGGVSFSEAARQMAAAYRHLLDPPHRLDWEFVADRQRSICYDGRRQVAR
- a CDS encoding TetR/AcrR family transcriptional regulator translates to MTTLDTVRPPTNATEERLLDAALTLFAQKGYEATSVREIINAVGVTAPVLYYYCSGKDDLFKRLVRWKHDQAYQELGQILGSIEGCADRLRAIARGSFRFCLADLRVPRLMFQTSFGPSIPGISEFMDAIGALRFEIVRQVMLDGLDQKALRGGDAGALALMFCSILDTHLHLLTRIPDARDRLRLELADELVNAFLYGIGMGRRGRVALPPFSLG
- a CDS encoding alkyl hydroperoxide reductase; the encoded protein is MRNLVAIMGLLGIGSVGASGFVTAAEPEAGQLGEMPSLSVVLADLGGTLHDLGQNDEGRVRAFVFLSTECPISNGSIRTLNALGETLKESTVGVDLFGVVFDPYVTRAEIARHFRQFEAAIPILVDASGLLFEALRPTHVPEAFVLNRDGRLIYRGAIDNAWEALGRRRIQAEEAYLAEAIEAASVGRAVSIPETEPVGCLIELPPADEASSRVTYTRDIAPILQARCLNCHREGQAAPFALGTYEQAARRARQIVRVTQDRIMPPWIPGSGPERFVGDRRLTDRELDLLVAWAEGGRTRGDEADLPPAPSFAEGWLLGQPDLIVRMPEPFTVPADGPDLFQNFVIPLDLDEDRLVAAIEFHPGNPRVAHHAVLFLDESGTARALDRASPGPGYPNFGGPGFFPSGALGGWSVGNTPRMLPNGMGRYLKRGSDLVVQMHYHPTGKQETDQSEIGLFFVPKPAREALKEPAKLVGSIWLADYEIDLPAGVNHVERSASYTLPRDVILVGVVPHMHLLGKAMTVTATLPGGQEKTLIDIERWNYNWQDEYYYERPFPLPAGTRLEVRAAFDNSAENPSNPSRPPRRVTWGDGTNDEMLFCFFLIAAERTEDVIHVILDNLGHDARQPRLALEPRP
- a CDS encoding ExbD/TolR family protein produces the protein MGRRQKEAGDRQLPSVVCPPCLSVFSLLPPASCEPMANWDIFHTDRLEAERSLSTEAVREAVVSGAIKADDLVRPAGSSGSWARIGDTPQLLPSYGAEEPASTRDEVPKTPARPAPPPPVDGTDGPAPAVSQSRPTPGSPPPDSASRASRPDDREPILDADLVEEGEVEAVEPEKVREELEPLPFDADDSAFDFDDSIPAPPLAKTEETEEERTVELPPRSSKPTRPATALPGPPTAPIPAALEGPSNAVSERDAEHEAEGDAGAAFDSGAIPTPGLADRRAAPIVETSSETLTSAELFGLFDPLDEDEEAAAFTLAAEPRDEPEEIDLTAMVDVAFQLVLFFLVTATTLYFKTLEIPTPDPEDPDAVAQQMRTLDELLDEYILVEIDPQGRISIDREPIDLANLTDRLRQARADTLRTGMLLMADFTTPHRNAVSAIDSANALGLQIAIARPSPPQ
- a CDS encoding ExbD/TolR family protein, whose amino-acid sequence is MHAPRAAIAMLLQRQVRAPLESAVDLTPMVDVVFQLLIFLMLTYRASAQAEIELPPAVYGTGVEETEATTLTLLPLPGGAVAVFNGMSTDPNDRLDSPDAIREAVAEGVRQGRRRVVLQADGAVPHGEVLRVGSTVAEVEGIILHLGVEDEGQ